In the bacterium genome, one interval contains:
- the dnaN gene encoding DNA polymerase III subunit beta — MKWTCEQQNLMKVLQSVVSVTEKKTTMPILSNIMLDIKDNSLTAYGTDLEISVESSCSVDNDVPGKICTSAHTLIDIIKQLPNNTVELEKDEKGWLNIKSGKAHFRVASVDAAEFPEMPRKTDFTFYKVNKDTLLKGIEYTSYAMSTDEVRANLNGILLEIGSDKNLNMVATDGHRLSLYKSPLSSEETMQMEKKIILPRKGIMELKKLLAEGEGSAINVSISPATCVFSNDSNTIFMKLVVGDFPEYNKVIPQGDRKTVMVQKNDLKESLKRVSLLSEGKSKCVKMQFKANELHLSANSPELGEAEEDIAAEFNGDEMTIGFNAKYLLDALSVVQTDKVKLELDHNQSPGVVKLPDTDNYVSVIMPMRI; from the coding sequence ATGAAATGGACCTGTGAACAACAAAATCTAATGAAAGTCTTGCAATCTGTGGTCAGTGTCACCGAGAAAAAGACCACCATGCCTATTTTATCCAACATCATGTTGGATATCAAAGACAACAGCTTAACCGCTTATGGCACAGATTTAGAAATTTCTGTTGAAAGTTCATGTTCGGTTGACAATGATGTTCCAGGAAAAATCTGCACCTCAGCTCATACTCTAATTGATATTATTAAACAGCTGCCCAACAATACTGTTGAATTAGAAAAAGACGAAAAAGGTTGGTTGAATATTAAAAGCGGCAAAGCTCATTTTAGAGTGGCCAGCGTCGATGCTGCCGAGTTTCCTGAGATGCCGCGCAAAACAGATTTTACCTTTTATAAAGTCAATAAAGATACGTTGCTCAAAGGCATTGAATATACCTCTTACGCCATGAGTACTGATGAAGTGCGTGCCAATCTTAACGGTATTTTATTGGAAATCGGTAGCGACAAAAATTTAAACATGGTGGCCACCGATGGTCATCGACTGTCTTTGTACAAAAGCCCTTTAAGCAGTGAAGAAACCATGCAAATGGAAAAGAAAATTATTCTGCCACGCAAAGGCATTATGGAATTAAAAAAGCTTTTAGCTGAAGGTGAAGGCAGTGCTATCAATGTTTCTATTTCTCCAGCCACATGTGTGTTTAGCAATGACAGCAACACCATTTTTATGAAATTGGTGGTGGGTGATTTTCCGGAATATAACAAAGTCATTCCACAAGGTGACCGTAAGACTGTTATGGTACAAAAGAATGACTTAAAAGAATCGTTGAAACGCGTTTCCTTGTTATCTGAAGGCAAATCCAAATGCGTTAAGATGCAATTTAAAGCCAATGAACTGCATTTGTCTGCCAACTCTCCAGAACTGGGTGAAGCAGAAGAAGACATTGCCGCTGAATTTAACGGCGATGAAATGACCATTGGTTTTAATGCCAAGTATTTATTGGATGCATTATCTGTGGTCCAAACCGATAAGGTTAAACTAGAATTGGATCACAATCAAAGCCCCGGCGTGGTTAAACTTCCAGACACAGACAACTACGTCAGCGTCATCATGCCAATGCGGATTTGA
- a CDS encoding DUF2628 domain-containing protein yields the protein MKFNSKDTSLWIDRETFALYCGEGSDKLLDFYDKAKDNENIMTFSANWGAFFFLPFWLGFRRQWTMYFSLLAVFSLLPFIEAYFALRSIKATGVTIALAFFCNGFLLNRACIQFYKLKEKQLNIEEIRAQLKNKAAKSWPLSLLAGFGMMVVIVFMYAVAESLFGPIPE from the coding sequence ATGAAATTTAACTCTAAAGACACCAGCCTATGGATTGACCGTGAGACTTTTGCTTTGTACTGTGGTGAAGGATCAGACAAGTTGCTAGACTTTTATGATAAGGCCAAAGACAATGAGAACATCATGACTTTCAGCGCCAACTGGGGAGCCTTCTTTTTCTTACCCTTCTGGTTAGGTTTTAGAAGACAATGGACCATGTATTTTTCACTACTGGCCGTTTTTTCACTTTTGCCTTTTATTGAGGCCTATTTTGCTTTACGTTCCATTAAAGCAACGGGTGTAACCATAGCTTTGGCTTTTTTTTGCAACGGTTTTTTGTTGAACAGGGCCTGTATACAGTTTTATAAACTTAAAGAAAAACAGTTGAATATTGAAGAAATCCGAGCCCAGCTTAAAAACAAAGCTGCTAAGTCTTGGCCTTTGTCGTTGTTGGCTGGCTTTGGAATGATGGTGGTTATTGTGTTTATGTACGCAGTGGCAGAAAGTTTATTTGGACCCATTCCAGAATAA
- the dnaA gene encoding chromosomal replication initiator protein DnaA: MEKTWQKTIHHLQERLPAHAFNTWIKPLSYKDTQDNQIFVEVPNTYYRDRLQSTYSSMIKKTLRELSQDLNMDVAFVVSSNTPVFSHDQLQKISQEKTRQKLAQSKQQEEKIQQNHTLYPQYTFEQFVVGTGNQFAHAAAQSVASQPGQQYNPLFLYGGVGLGKTHLLCAIGHQIKQINPGAKIIYETCEQFTNGMINAIRYQKTEQFRNRYRKNCDLLLLDDIQFLSKKERTQEEFFHTFNVLHQQNIQIVVTSDELPKNIPDIDDRLRSRFEWGLMCDIQAPDLETRVAILEKKISDLHLDVDQEVLVYLAEKFQNNIRALEGALTRLSAQATLSNLNIDKAFAQRVFSDQVSASVLTLETIMEKVANFFMLSVADLKSSSRKKNIAFPRQMAMYLCRKHTRHSFPEIGQKFGGKDHTTIMHAVKKIEELKDKQDDTAHTLAAIEKTLK, encoded by the coding sequence ATGGAGAAAACTTGGCAAAAAACGATTCATCACTTGCAAGAGCGTTTACCTGCGCATGCCTTTAACACGTGGATTAAACCCTTAAGTTATAAAGATACACAGGATAATCAGATTTTTGTTGAAGTTCCCAATACCTATTATCGTGATCGCTTGCAAAGTACCTATTCTAGTATGATTAAAAAAACCTTGCGTGAGTTGAGTCAAGATTTAAACATGGACGTGGCTTTTGTGGTCTCTAGCAACACACCGGTGTTCAGTCATGATCAATTGCAAAAAATATCTCAAGAAAAAACCAGGCAAAAATTGGCGCAAAGCAAGCAACAAGAAGAAAAGATTCAGCAAAACCACACCCTTTACCCCCAATACACTTTTGAACAATTTGTGGTGGGTACCGGTAATCAGTTTGCCCATGCTGCCGCTCAATCGGTGGCCAGTCAACCGGGGCAACAATACAATCCCTTATTTTTATACGGCGGTGTAGGTTTGGGGAAAACCCACCTTTTGTGTGCCATTGGTCATCAAATCAAACAAATCAATCCGGGCGCTAAAATTATTTATGAGACCTGTGAGCAATTTACCAACGGCATGATTAATGCTATTCGCTATCAAAAGACCGAACAGTTTAGAAACCGCTACCGTAAAAACTGCGACTTGCTGCTTTTGGATGATATTCAATTTTTATCCAAAAAAGAACGCACACAAGAAGAATTTTTTCATACCTTCAATGTTTTACACCAACAAAACATTCAAATTGTGGTGACCTCAGATGAACTGCCCAAAAACATTCCGGACATTGATGACCGCTTGCGCTCACGCTTTGAGTGGGGATTGATGTGTGATATTCAAGCGCCAGATTTAGAAACCCGGGTGGCCATTTTAGAGAAAAAAATCAGTGATCTTCATTTGGATGTTGATCAAGAGGTTTTGGTTTACTTGGCAGAAAAATTTCAAAATAACATACGGGCTTTAGAAGGGGCTTTAACTCGTTTAAGCGCGCAAGCTACTTTGTCCAACTTGAATATTGATAAAGCCTTTGCGCAAAGGGTGTTTTCTGATCAGGTCAGTGCCAGTGTGCTTACGCTAGAAACCATTATGGAGAAAGTGGCTAATTTTTTCATGTTGTCTGTGGCGGATTTAAAATCCAGTAGTCGTAAGAAAAACATAGCTTTTCCAAGGCAAATGGCCATGTACTTATGCCGCAAACATACCCGTCACTCGTTTCCTGAGATTGGTCAAAAATTTGGCGGCAAGGATCACACCACCATCATGCATGCGGTTAAAAAAATTGAAGAGCTAAAAGACAAGCAAGACGATACGGCCCACACCTTGGCAGCAATAGAAAAAACCTTGAAATAA
- the priA gene encoding primosomal protein N', with the protein MPQLVDIALTLPLDQTYTYTVPEGLEPKLGQRVLVPFHNRTLTGFVFSSARALSKKDQESKRRYKSIHSFLDPEAMLSAEQIELVHFLSQHYGASLGDSLNCVLPPGLLKQSKRKITVLHTDVVHPQTDVQNVWQHLYGRQNLDYSYFLRQHPKSQKALNTLVKEAWIRIEQTLQNDKAKEHYESFYSLSKTVKAFPRLGKNQKKLLDLFLNESVIISKTDLAQVDKKLMQTAKDLVQKGILHEEKTLKNLKSHDIFMHAPKHQLNQDQQQAVDQVNAAIKNNTHEEFLLYGPTGSGKTEVYLNCAQAALAQGKTVLALVPEIALTPQFIGRFRARFADQVAVLHSALNASERLTQWQRIVRKEATVVIGARSAVFSPLDNIGLIILDEEHDSSYKQHEGLKYHCKHLAQKRGKDHDAVLLMGSATPSMESFYASTSEQVQYIELKNRAHQNSQLADTEIINIKHEFKTFGEKGLISEKLKTALQETLEKGQQSVVFLNRRGFAPIILCTSCGESQKCQHCSVALTYHKKSQSYECHYCGFSKPKQSRCGQCQQGKVIHLGLGTEAVELELQRYFPDANIARMDRDILKKKNAHKDLLQQLAYGQIDILVGTQMVTKGLDIENVTLVGVLLADQSLHFPDFRAAETTFALLTQVIGRSGRGQFKGKALIQTMQPDHYAIKHAVQQDYPGFYQQEIQFRQELAYPPFEHMVLFNISSKEEQLCQHTAQWLGKQAQQWQSNLNVDLSFLGPAPSPLKKINKVYRFQFLLKAKNKNTLHDFALKLHHAAKLALAQNKKVNLHMDIDPYHFL; encoded by the coding sequence GTGCCACAGCTGGTTGACATAGCGCTGACGCTACCTTTGGATCAGACCTACACTTATACCGTGCCTGAAGGTTTGGAGCCCAAGCTTGGGCAAAGGGTGCTGGTTCCTTTTCACAATAGAACCTTGACCGGCTTTGTCTTTTCCAGTGCGCGAGCTCTGTCTAAAAAAGATCAAGAGAGCAAGCGTCGCTATAAAAGCATTCATTCTTTTCTTGACCCTGAAGCCATGCTCAGCGCCGAACAAATAGAGTTGGTTCACTTTCTGAGTCAGCACTATGGTGCTTCTTTGGGAGACAGTTTAAACTGCGTTTTACCCCCAGGATTGCTCAAACAAAGCAAGCGTAAAATTACGGTTCTTCATACGGACGTCGTGCACCCACAAACAGATGTTCAGAACGTGTGGCAGCATCTTTATGGAAGACAAAACCTAGACTACTCTTACTTTTTGCGTCAACATCCCAAAAGTCAAAAAGCTTTAAATACCTTGGTCAAAGAAGCTTGGATTCGCATTGAGCAAACTTTGCAAAACGATAAAGCCAAAGAGCATTATGAAAGTTTTTATTCTCTATCCAAAACGGTCAAAGCCTTTCCCCGCTTGGGTAAGAATCAAAAAAAACTCTTGGACCTTTTTTTAAATGAAAGCGTGATCATCAGCAAAACAGATCTTGCACAGGTGGATAAAAAACTTATGCAAACGGCAAAAGACCTGGTTCAAAAAGGTATTCTGCATGAAGAAAAAACGCTTAAGAATTTAAAGAGTCACGATATCTTTATGCATGCCCCCAAGCATCAGCTCAATCAAGATCAGCAGCAAGCCGTGGATCAGGTCAACGCAGCGATCAAAAATAATACTCATGAAGAGTTTTTACTTTATGGTCCAACAGGCAGCGGCAAAACCGAAGTGTATTTAAACTGTGCTCAAGCGGCCTTAGCCCAAGGCAAAACAGTATTGGCTTTGGTTCCAGAAATCGCGTTGACACCGCAGTTTATTGGAAGATTCAGAGCCCGCTTTGCTGATCAAGTCGCCGTATTGCACAGCGCTTTAAACGCCAGTGAACGTTTGACCCAGTGGCAAAGAATTGTTCGCAAAGAAGCAACCGTTGTCATTGGGGCACGCAGTGCTGTGTTTTCACCTTTGGACAACATTGGCCTTATTATCTTAGATGAAGAGCATGACAGCTCTTACAAACAGCACGAAGGTTTAAAATACCACTGCAAACATTTGGCGCAAAAGCGTGGCAAAGACCATGATGCCGTTTTGCTGATGGGCTCTGCCACGCCCAGCATGGAAAGTTTTTATGCCAGTACATCGGAACAAGTACAATACATAGAGTTAAAAAACCGTGCCCATCAAAACAGCCAACTGGCTGACACCGAAATCATTAACATCAAACATGAATTTAAAACTTTTGGTGAAAAAGGCTTGATTTCTGAAAAACTTAAAACGGCTCTGCAAGAAACTTTGGAAAAAGGTCAGCAGTCGGTTGTTTTTCTTAACCGGCGTGGCTTTGCTCCCATCATTCTATGCACCAGTTGCGGTGAAAGCCAAAAATGCCAGCATTGCAGTGTGGCCTTAACCTACCATAAAAAAAGCCAAAGCTACGAGTGTCATTACTGTGGCTTTAGCAAACCCAAACAAAGCCGCTGTGGCCAATGCCAACAGGGCAAAGTCATTCACTTGGGCCTAGGAACCGAAGCGGTGGAGCTGGAATTGCAGCGCTACTTTCCAGATGCCAACATAGCGCGCATGGATCGAGATATTTTAAAAAAGAAAAATGCCCATAAAGACTTGTTGCAACAATTGGCCTACGGTCAAATTGATATTTTGGTGGGCACACAAATGGTGACCAAAGGTTTGGATATAGAAAACGTAACGCTGGTTGGGGTTTTGTTGGCCGATCAAAGTTTGCACTTTCCAGATTTTAGAGCGGCAGAAACCACCTTTGCTTTGTTAACCCAGGTCATTGGCCGCAGTGGAAGAGGGCAGTTTAAAGGCAAAGCCTTAATTCAAACCATGCAGCCTGATCATTACGCCATTAAACATGCTGTGCAACAAGATTACCCTGGTTTTTATCAACAAGAAATTCAATTTAGACAAGAGTTGGCTTATCCACCTTTTGAGCACATGGTATTGTTTAACATCAGTAGTAAAGAAGAGCAGCTCTGCCAACACACAGCGCAGTGGTTGGGCAAACAGGCTCAACAGTGGCAAAGCAATTTAAACGTAGATCTTTCTTTTTTGGGACCGGCACCATCCCCTTTAAAAAAAATAAACAAGGTTTACCGCTTTCAATTTTTGCTCAAAGCCAAAAACAAGAACACCCTGCACGACTTTGCTTTAAAACTGCACCATGCCGCTAAGTTGGCTTTGGCTCAAAATAAAAAGGTCAATCTCCATATGGACATTGACCCTTATCATTTTTTATAA
- the bcp gene encoding thioredoxin-dependent thiol peroxidase, translating into MLEVGKKAPNFKLPNEQGEVIALSQYKGKKVLLYFYPKDSTPGCTKEAQGFTQLYKEYQKLGYTILGVSKDSQASHQKFIDKYDIGFHLLVDKDNELAKSFGAFGEKNMYGKKVMGVIRSTFLIDEQGKIEKAVKVTRAAEHPQKLLDELKQ; encoded by the coding sequence ATGCTAGAGGTCGGAAAAAAAGCCCCCAATTTTAAATTACCCAATGAACAGGGAGAAGTGATTGCTTTAAGCCAATATAAAGGTAAAAAAGTTTTATTGTATTTTTATCCCAAAGACAGCACGCCTGGCTGTACCAAAGAAGCGCAAGGCTTTACTCAATTGTACAAGGAGTATCAAAAACTGGGTTACACCATTTTAGGGGTGAGCAAAGATTCACAAGCGTCTCATCAAAAATTTATTGATAAATACGATATTGGCTTTCATTTGTTGGTGGACAAGGACAATGAGTTGGCCAAGAGCTTTGGTGCCTTTGGCGAAAAAAACATGTACGGTAAAAAAGTCATGGGAGTAATTCGCAGCACATTTTTAATTGATGAACAGGGAAAAATAGAAAAAGCCGTTAAAGTCACCCGCGCAGCGGAACATCCGCAAAAATTATTGGATGAACTCAAACAGTAA
- a CDS encoding biotin transporter BioY codes for MHKPSTISPSTPLIDVLWHTDAFTQGERLLRQLTLIVVGSLLMAASAYVEIPFYPVPITGQTFAVILISLCFGSRLAFLSTLTYLAEGALGLPVFAGGAGGFIHLFSPSGGYLFGFLAASLLSGLFAEKGYDKHPIKLALAITLGHAVIFAFGLMGLGLYFGFDQPLLSWGLIPFIPGLCVKTLAILAVLSPTWALVKRFK; via the coding sequence ATGCACAAACCTTCCACGATTTCACCGTCAACCCCCTTAATTGATGTCCTGTGGCACACAGATGCCTTTACTCAAGGCGAGCGTTTGTTGCGTCAGCTGACTTTGATTGTTGTGGGATCTTTGTTAATGGCTGCCAGTGCTTATGTTGAAATTCCTTTTTATCCCGTGCCCATCACCGGCCAAACCTTTGCTGTGATTTTAATTTCCTTATGCTTTGGCAGCCGTCTGGCATTTTTAAGCACCTTGACTTATTTGGCAGAAGGCGCTTTGGGTTTACCCGTCTTTGCCGGCGGTGCCGGTGGCTTTATCCACTTGTTTTCCCCCTCTGGTGGTTATTTGTTTGGATTTTTAGCGGCTTCTTTGCTCAGTGGCTTATTTGCAGAAAAAGGCTATGACAAGCACCCCATCAAATTGGCCTTGGCCATCACCTTGGGGCATGCAGTCATTTTTGCCTTTGGTTTAATGGGCTTGGGCTTGTATTTTGGTTTTGATCAACCTTTGTTAAGCTGGGGCTTGATTCCTTTTATTCCTGGTCTATGCGTAAAAACTTTGGCCATTTTAGCAGTACTGTCACCCACATGGGCTTTGGTCAAACGTTTTAAATAA
- the dksA gene encoding RNA polymerase-binding protein DksA gives MAKKLSKKKLEEFRKVLLEKKKTLVNEAVETMGDLTESQEHYADMTDQASAEMDRNFLLRVRDRERKLIMKINSVIAKIDDGSYGVCDLCGDLIAEARLLARPETTQCIECKTDMEEMERKAKMVG, from the coding sequence ATGGCAAAAAAATTAAGCAAAAAAAAATTAGAAGAGTTTCGTAAAGTACTTTTAGAAAAAAAGAAGACTTTGGTGAATGAAGCGGTTGAGACCATGGGAGATTTAACAGAATCGCAGGAACATTATGCGGATATGACTGACCAAGCCTCAGCTGAAATGGACAGAAATTTTTTGCTGCGTGTGCGTGATCGTGAAAGAAAATTGATCATGAAAATCAACTCGGTTATTGCCAAAATAGATGACGGCAGCTATGGCGTGTGTGACCTTTGCGGTGACCTTATTGCTGAAGCCCGTCTTTTAGCCCGTCCAGAAACCACACAATGCATTGAGTGCAAAACCGATATGGAAGAAATGGAACGCAAAGCCAAAATGGTTGGCTAA
- a CDS encoding lytic murein transglycosylase has translation MRFFLGLWVCLFHVQAAWSQDRSSDKPAFMQWTENIQIDPDLWAEALEKVREKLSKKRSGNKHANNNDIYDLSWLNDINAENLEFQSYAIWIDLSIGAKFKDRNRGLDNVLARLQSDTSIQATEAFLEQHCYTLSDMEKNCGVEAPFIGGIVSIESFFGSYEGVVKFPTVATLASWIALLDQDFRNHVLQQYYTAIDLNHGFANNLTDKTFVKGSKFVSKSIWISRAKRRGEKSIVQLRDLMNIAQDKDWSTTTFITIEGSWVGAFTPVQFMPSTLRGILTEDDAFDPNNLDDMIPLAGRYLSKSWGESEARKDFAIKTYNSPTWYREHVMTIAKAVYERWQELSKEDQN, from the coding sequence ATGAGATTCTTTTTAGGTTTGTGGGTTTGTTTATTTCATGTTCAAGCTGCTTGGTCGCAAGATAGGTCTTCAGACAAGCCAGCCTTTATGCAGTGGACGGAAAATATTCAGATAGATCCAGACTTATGGGCCGAGGCATTAGAAAAAGTTCGTGAAAAACTCAGCAAGAAACGCTCTGGCAACAAGCATGCAAACAACAATGATATTTATGATTTAAGCTGGTTGAATGACATCAATGCTGAAAACTTAGAGTTTCAAAGCTACGCCATTTGGATTGATTTAAGCATTGGGGCTAAGTTTAAAGATAGAAACAGAGGTTTGGACAATGTCTTGGCCCGTTTGCAGTCGGATACGTCGATTCAAGCCACCGAAGCTTTTTTAGAACAGCATTGCTATACTTTATCAGACATGGAGAAAAACTGCGGCGTTGAAGCACCCTTCATTGGCGGAATTGTATCCATTGAGTCTTTTTTTGGCAGTTATGAAGGTGTGGTTAAGTTTCCAACCGTAGCCACCTTAGCCAGCTGGATTGCTCTGCTGGACCAAGATTTTAGAAATCATGTATTGCAGCAGTATTACACCGCAATTGATTTAAATCATGGTTTTGCCAACAACCTGACCGATAAAACCTTTGTTAAAGGCTCTAAGTTTGTAAGCAAAAGCATATGGATTTCACGCGCCAAACGTAGAGGAGAAAAGTCGATTGTTCAGCTGCGTGACTTAATGAACATTGCGCAAGATAAGGACTGGTCTACCACAACCTTCATAACCATAGAGGGTTCATGGGTGGGCGCCTTTACCCCCGTTCAATTCATGCCCTCCACCTTGCGTGGCATCCTTACAGAAGATGATGCCTTTGACCCCAACAACTTAGACGATATGATTCCCTTAGCTGGGCGCTATTTATCCAAGTCCTGGGGAGAAAGCGAAGCAAGAAAAGACTTTGCCATCAAAACCTACAACAGCCCAACCTGGTATCGAGAACACGTGATGACCATAGCCAAAGCGGTGTATGAGCGCTGGCAAGAATTGTCAAAAGAAGATCAAAACTAG
- a CDS encoding UTP--glucose-1-phosphate uridylyltransferase, which yields MTKIKTAVIPAAGLGTRFLPATKQTPKELLPIVNRPAIEYVVDELVASGIETIIFVLHPSKMAILDHFKANERIEQALQSPDKQHILQAVTAYQGKVNFDHVFQHEAKGLGHAILCAQEKINEDYFVVALPDDLVLHSTPCLRQMLACFEKYEASVLALEHVPMEKVHQYGIIAGPQVEEKTFKVEEMVEKPKAEEAPSQESIIGRYILDKRIFTYIQNQPKGALGEIQLTDALLTLAKEQGLYGYSFTGKRLDTGQPHGFIEANIMYALEENSGYSAQVKDIIQNLRNAL from the coding sequence ATGACAAAGATTAAAACGGCAGTTATTCCTGCTGCGGGTCTTGGCACCCGGTTTCTACCCGCCACCAAACAAACCCCCAAAGAACTGTTGCCCATTGTTAATCGACCCGCCATTGAATACGTCGTAGATGAGCTGGTGGCCAGTGGTATAGAAACAATCATCTTTGTTTTACACCCAAGCAAAATGGCGATTTTAGATCATTTTAAAGCCAACGAACGCATTGAACAGGCTTTGCAAAGCCCTGACAAACAACACATCTTGCAGGCTGTCACCGCCTATCAGGGCAAAGTCAATTTTGACCATGTGTTTCAACATGAGGCCAAAGGACTAGGCCATGCTATTTTATGTGCCCAGGAAAAAATAAATGAAGACTATTTTGTCGTGGCCTTACCCGATGATTTGGTTTTGCATTCCACACCATGTCTTAGACAAATGTTAGCTTGCTTTGAAAAGTATGAAGCCTCGGTTTTAGCTTTAGAGCATGTGCCCATGGAGAAAGTTCATCAATACGGCATCATTGCTGGGCCACAGGTGGAAGAAAAGACTTTTAAAGTGGAAGAGATGGTTGAAAAACCCAAAGCCGAGGAGGCTCCCAGCCAAGAGTCTATCATTGGTCGCTACATTTTGGATAAGCGCATTTTTACTTACATCCAAAACCAGCCCAAAGGTGCCTTGGGAGAAATTCAACTGACAGATGCTTTATTAACTCTAGCCAAAGAACAAGGTTTGTATGGCTATAGTTTTACTGGCAAACGCTTGGATACCGGTCAACCGCATGGTTTTATTGAAGCCAACATCATGTATGCTTTAGAAGAAAATTCTGGCTACAGCGCTCAAGTCAAAGATATCATTCAAAATCTTCGGAACGCGCTTTGA
- a CDS encoding HIT domain-containing protein codes for MQRLFTPWRLDFIKNNPHKRKNHSCIFCGIIEDDSKNDAQNLVLHRGEHSLIILNKFPYSCGHTMVIPYQHGDDYLALSQDCHYEMQDFIAQSIKALKNKSSMDGCNMGMNMGKAGGAGIPQHLHYHVVPRWVGDSNFMPIIGETRVLPETLEQTYQKLKPEF; via the coding sequence ATGCAACGTTTATTCACCCCTTGGCGTTTGGATTTTATTAAGAACAATCCACACAAACGAAAAAATCATAGCTGTATTTTTTGTGGCATCATTGAAGATGATTCAAAAAACGATGCACAAAACTTGGTCTTGCATCGGGGTGAACACAGTCTTATTATTCTTAATAAATTCCCTTACAGTTGCGGACACACCATGGTTATTCCCTATCAGCATGGCGATGATTATTTAGCTTTATCGCAAGATTGTCATTATGAAATGCAGGATTTTATTGCCCAAAGTATCAAAGCTTTAAAAAATAAAAGCAGCATGGATGGCTGCAATATGGGCATGAACATGGGCAAAGCCGGTGGCGCCGGCATTCCGCAACATTTGCATTATCATGTGGTTCCGCGCTGGGTGGGGGACAGCAACTTTATGCCCATCATTGGCGAAACAAGGGTATTGCCAGAAACCCTAGAGCAGACCTATCAAAAATTAAAGCCAGAATTTTAA